One stretch of Paenibacillus sp. FSL R5-0341 DNA includes these proteins:
- a CDS encoding GNAT family N-acetyltransferase: MITYRTLTLEDVNQLQEIDRSEHIDLIYEMRENGLVELEQNHECSNWDAKLLDEIQNRYVYELEQGGMAYGAFAKDRLIGFGVLAHQYRGRECNQLQIDLMYVSQAYRRQGIGKRILNQLSEEAKKRGARYLYISSTETRSVVSFYRSQGSQIASEIDQELYDKEPKDIHMIKELST, from the coding sequence ATGATAACGTATAGAACGTTGACTCTTGAAGATGTGAACCAGTTGCAGGAAATAGATCGTTCGGAACATATTGATCTCATTTATGAAATGAGAGAGAACGGATTGGTTGAGCTAGAACAAAATCATGAGTGCTCAAACTGGGATGCAAAGCTTTTGGATGAGATTCAAAATCGATATGTCTATGAACTAGAACAAGGCGGCATGGCGTATGGCGCTTTCGCTAAAGATCGATTAATTGGGTTCGGGGTGCTGGCACATCAATACAGAGGAAGAGAATGTAATCAATTACAAATTGACTTGATGTATGTCTCTCAGGCGTACAGAAGACAAGGTATTGGAAAACGTATTCTGAACCAATTAAGTGAAGAGGCCAAGAAACGTGGAGCGCGATATCTGTATATTTCCTCCACAGAGACGAGATCGGTGGTATCCTTTTACAGAAGCCAGGGCAGTCAGATTGCAAGCGAGATTGATCAGGAGCTCTACGACAAAGAGCCGAAAGATATACACATGATAAAGGAGCTGAGCACATGA
- a CDS encoding alpha/beta hydrolase, with amino-acid sequence MRKKVRKILKYSIFSIILMVVVALIFPTWTPKIKGENSISMLEQVEINGAGHEVMIRGADRSNPILIFVHGGPGCSEIPYVRKYQQDLEQHFTVVHYDQRGSGKSYHFSEDYSNLTTDVLVDDLLALRNYVTEELGQEKVILIGHSFGTYIGMKAAAKAPTQFHAYIGIGQMANTLQSELESLEYTYEQAKQARNAEDVKKLELIRSSIEQGKELTPRILLQKYGGAARLIHENRDYILGFLFNPEYNGMDMIRFYSGMFSSQDILLKEAFDQNLPDIVDHLEIPTYFVMGKYDYMTTANAARDYFDVLDAPIKDFIVFNESAHYPQFEEKEKFVHWLQELFLKD; translated from the coding sequence ATGCGCAAAAAAGTACGTAAGATACTCAAGTACAGCATATTTAGTATTATTTTAATGGTTGTAGTAGCTCTGATATTTCCTACATGGACACCTAAAATTAAAGGTGAAAACAGCATTAGCATGTTAGAGCAGGTCGAAATTAACGGAGCAGGACATGAAGTCATGATCAGGGGTGCTGATCGGAGTAACCCAATCCTGATTTTTGTGCATGGTGGGCCTGGATGCTCTGAGATTCCTTATGTTAGGAAGTATCAACAGGACCTTGAGCAACACTTCACTGTGGTGCATTACGATCAACGTGGGAGTGGAAAGTCCTATCACTTTTCTGAAGATTACTCGAATCTGACAACAGATGTATTAGTAGATGATTTGTTAGCGTTAAGGAATTATGTAACTGAGGAGTTAGGTCAAGAGAAGGTTATATTAATCGGTCATTCATTTGGTACATACATCGGGATGAAAGCTGCGGCTAAAGCACCCACTCAGTTTCACGCTTATATAGGCATTGGACAGATGGCGAACACACTTCAGAGCGAACTGGAAAGTTTGGAGTACACGTACGAGCAAGCGAAACAAGCCCGTAATGCAGAGGACGTTAAAAAACTGGAGCTAATTCGTAGCTCGATCGAGCAAGGAAAGGAACTTACGCCTAGAATTTTGTTGCAAAAGTACGGTGGTGCAGCCAGGCTCATCCATGAGAATAGAGATTATATCTTAGGATTCCTGTTTAATCCCGAATACAATGGGATGGATATGATTCGCTTTTATTCAGGGATGTTCAGTTCACAAGACATCTTACTGAAGGAAGCATTTGATCAAAATTTACCTGATATTGTTGATCATCTGGAGATTCCTACTTATTTTGTGATGGGTAAATATGATTATATGACTACTGCGAATGCTGCACGTGATTATTTTGATGTGTTGGATGCACCGATCAAAGATTTCATTGTATTCAATGAGTCTGCGCATTACCCACAGTTTGAGGAGAAAGAAAAATTCGTACACTGGTTACAAGAGTTATTTTTAAAAGACTAG
- a CDS encoding glycoside hydrolase family 5 protein, producing MFKKWKKFGISSLALVLLAAAAFTGWSTKASAADASQIVSEMGAGWNLGNQLEAAVNGTPNETAWGNPTVTPELIKKVKAAGFKSIRIPVSYLNNIGSAPNYTINAAWLNRIQQVVDYAYNEGLYVIINIHGDGYNSVQGGWLLVNGGNQTAIKEKYKKVWQQIATKFSNYNDRLIFESMNEVFDGNYGNPNSAYYANLNAYNQIFVDTVRQTGGNNNARWLLIPGWNTNIDFTVGNYGFVLPTDNFRSSAIPSSQKRIMISAHYYSPWDFAGEENGNITQWGATATNPAKKSTWGQEDYLESQFKSMYDKFVTQGYPVVIGEFGSIDKTSYDSTNNVYRAAYAKAVTAKAKKYKMVPVYWDNGHNGQHGFALFNRSNNTVTQQNIINAIMQGLQ from the coding sequence ATGTTCAAAAAATGGAAGAAGTTTGGCATCAGCAGCTTGGCACTAGTATTACTGGCTGCGGCGGCCTTTACTGGATGGAGCACTAAAGCATCAGCAGCGGACGCTTCACAAATCGTGTCTGAGATGGGTGCAGGATGGAATCTGGGCAACCAGTTGGAAGCAGCGGTGAACGGTACACCGAATGAGACAGCTTGGGGCAATCCTACGGTAACTCCAGAGTTAATCAAAAAAGTGAAAGCTGCTGGCTTCAAGTCCATTCGTATTCCCGTTTCCTATTTGAATAACATTGGAAGCGCTCCCAACTATACAATCAATGCGGCATGGCTGAATCGAATTCAGCAAGTCGTGGATTATGCGTACAATGAAGGTCTGTATGTCATCATCAATATTCATGGCGATGGATACAATTCCGTCCAAGGTGGATGGCTGCTCGTGAATGGTGGCAATCAGACTGCCATTAAGGAAAAGTATAAAAAGGTGTGGCAACAGATTGCCACCAAGTTCAGCAACTACAATGACCGTCTGATTTTTGAATCCATGAACGAAGTATTCGATGGCAACTATGGTAATCCGAACTCGGCGTATTACGCCAACCTGAATGCCTACAATCAGATTTTTGTGGATACAGTTCGTCAAACTGGAGGAAACAACAATGCCAGATGGTTGCTGATTCCGGGCTGGAATACCAATATTGACTTCACCGTTGGTAATTATGGCTTTGTTCTCCCAACAGATAATTTCAGATCCTCGGCAATTCCTAGTTCGCAGAAGAGAATCATGATCTCGGCACACTATTACTCTCCGTGGGATTTCGCTGGTGAGGAAAACGGTAATATCACGCAGTGGGGTGCAACAGCTACGAATCCTGCCAAAAAGTCTACGTGGGGACAAGAGGATTATCTGGAATCACAGTTCAAGTCCATGTACGATAAATTTGTGACTCAAGGCTATCCTGTGGTAATTGGTGAATTCGGTTCGATTGATAAAACGTCGTATGATTCAACCAACAACGTATATCGTGCTGCATATGCAAAAGCAGTTACAGCAAAAGCCAAAAAATACAAAATGGTTCCTGTGTATTGGGACAACGGACATAACGGTCAACATGGATTCGCTTTGTTTAACCGTTCAAATAATACCGTGACGCAGCAAAACATCATTAATGCGATCATGCAAGGTCTTCAATAA
- a CDS encoding GNAT family protein — translation MLTKRDLQECHSLYSLMMDPAVSPYVRYACQSYEEYLFLTKQLMAEEEQKTAISRTILNEAGQPIGTIDLYHIEHQTGFLATWIGSPYFGNGYSQRAKSAFFVELFLEHDIKTVFMKIRKQNIRSRKAVEKLPYVKLANDVYPDVYQFINAKEQLYDLYHVERSAFFENSMDLHHVVAT, via the coding sequence ATGTTAACAAAACGTGATTTGCAGGAATGCCATTCACTGTACAGCTTAATGATGGACCCCGCAGTGTCTCCTTACGTTCGTTATGCATGCCAATCGTATGAAGAATATCTATTCCTGACCAAACAATTGATGGCCGAAGAAGAGCAAAAGACGGCGATATCCCGAACCATTTTGAATGAAGCAGGGCAACCTATTGGTACGATTGATCTGTATCATATCGAGCATCAAACTGGTTTTTTAGCCACATGGATTGGATCACCGTATTTTGGGAATGGTTACAGCCAAAGAGCGAAATCAGCCTTTTTCGTGGAGTTGTTTCTGGAACATGACATTAAAACGGTATTTATGAAGATTCGTAAGCAAAATATAAGGTCCAGAAAAGCGGTAGAAAAACTTCCATATGTGAAGTTAGCCAATGATGTGTATCCAGATGTATATCAATTCATCAATGCCAAGGAGCAGCTCTATGATCTGTATCATGTAGAACGGTCAGCCTTTTTCGAAAATAGTATGGATCTGCACCATGTAGTAGCTACGTAA
- a CDS encoding aminoglycoside phosphotransferase family protein gives MSEQEEEFTGGNVNQVVRIGETVRRHAKPNPYVHELLLHLEKVGYHHAPRFLGIDEQGREVLSYLEGIVPGNDYPEIEEYMWSDASLIEIAKLLRSYHDATVGFTPTAESINRYPCITEDEVVCHNDFAPYNMVYKGGCPQGIIDFDMAGPGPRMWDIAYTLYTSVPLADFSPKMDGKGVVPYTSHAHGTVRKERIALFMTTYGLSVPADLKQWVVSRIRFMCKTLTDRAAAGELAFIKMIEEGHLAHYEKELIFLEKHFDDWT, from the coding sequence TTGTCCGAACAGGAGGAAGAATTTACGGGAGGTAATGTGAATCAGGTGGTCAGAATAGGCGAGACGGTTCGCCGGCATGCCAAACCAAATCCATATGTGCATGAACTGCTTTTACATCTCGAAAAAGTTGGTTATCACCATGCTCCTCGATTTCTGGGAATAGACGAACAGGGGAGAGAAGTACTTTCTTACCTTGAAGGAATCGTTCCAGGCAATGACTACCCTGAGATCGAAGAGTATATGTGGTCAGACGCATCTTTGATCGAAATCGCTAAACTGTTGAGAAGTTACCATGATGCGACTGTTGGATTCACACCAACAGCAGAGTCAATAAACAGATATCCATGCATAACAGAAGATGAAGTTGTATGTCATAACGATTTTGCGCCGTATAATATGGTGTACAAGGGAGGATGTCCTCAAGGAATTATTGATTTTGATATGGCAGGTCCGGGTCCGCGAATGTGGGATATCGCCTATACCTTGTATACATCCGTTCCCCTCGCAGATTTTTCACCAAAGATGGATGGAAAAGGTGTTGTACCTTACACTAGCCATGCGCACGGAACTGTTCGAAAAGAACGCATTGCATTATTCATGACTACGTACGGGCTGAGTGTGCCAGCAGATTTGAAGCAATGGGTCGTATCCCGTATCCGTTTTATGTGTAAAACACTGACTGATCGTGCGGCTGCGGGGGAACTCGCTTTTATAAAAATGATAGAAGAAGGTCATCTCGCACACTATGAGAAAGAGCTTATCTTTCTGGAAAAGCATTTCGATGACTGGACCTAA
- a CDS encoding DUF1801 domain-containing protein: protein MYKLKTTITDQSVIEFIELIENPKKREDAYQLLDIFTETTGYDAKMWGPSIIGFGAYHYKYESGHEGDAPLVGFSPRKAKISLYFATGDSEREDLLKNFGKHTTGKACVYINKIADIDVDVLKALIVQSVRFLKETYPDQ from the coding sequence ATGTACAAACTCAAAACAACCATAACAGACCAAAGTGTCATAGAATTTATTGAGCTGATCGAGAATCCCAAAAAACGTGAGGACGCCTATCAATTATTGGATATCTTCACGGAGACGACAGGTTATGATGCAAAAATGTGGGGACCGAGTATTATTGGATTCGGTGCATATCATTACAAATATGAATCGGGTCACGAAGGGGATGCACCTCTCGTGGGCTTCTCGCCACGAAAGGCCAAGATTAGTTTATATTTTGCGACAGGGGATAGCGAGCGAGAAGATCTATTAAAGAACTTTGGAAAACATACAACAGGCAAAGCATGTGTATACATCAACAAGATAGCAGACATCGATGTGGATGTGTTGAAAGCGCTAATTGTACAGTCTGTCCGGTTTCTCAAAGAAACCTATCCGGATCAATAG